The window AGGGGAGGTAAGACAGATTGCAAAGCTCTTCAATGCTCCACCGAATCCCCCTGACATTCTTCTCGGAATCAATGCCAATGAAACCACTTTCAAACAGACCCCCCTTGCCGACTACCGCTATCTTCACTTTGCCACTCACGGTGACCTCCCGGGGAAGCTGCAAGGCATTAACGAACCTTTCTTACTCCTCGGTCAGGTAGAAAACCAGGGTAATGACAATGGATTCCTGACCCTCTCAAAGGCGCTTGGACTCAAGCTCGATGCAGATATGGTTGTGCTCTCTGCCTGTATGACCGGCAGAGGCAAGGTTATGGAAGGTGAAGGCGTTGTGAACTTTGCCCGTGCCTTTCAACATGCAGGAGCACGCTCTGTTGTTGTATCTCTCTGGGAAGTTGCATCCCAGGAGACCGTAGAATACATGACCACATTCTACCGGTATCTCAAAGATGGCAAATCACGCTCAGAGGCTCTCTCGCTTACCCGTAACGCAATGAAAAAGAAATATCCCAATCCCTTTTACTGGGCACCCTTTGTGTTATATGGGGAAGGATAGAAATGGGGGTCAATTTTATTAAACAAACATGTATTTAATGTGAAACTTTTCCCCTGATTGCGAGTCTCCTTTATAAATAAATAATACTTTAAAGGAGGTTCACATGAAACGGTTCATCGATAGTTTAAACAATCTTTCTCAGAGGGCAGCAATGGTGCAAAAGAATGAAAAGAACATGAAAGAGGGAGAATCCATGGTAATTGTAGTTCATATGAAGAAAGATGTGGAGTATAAGATTGATGCTTGCAAATCAAACAATGTAAAGGATGTAAGCCTTTGTCTTGTGGATGATTCGGGGAATCCGTGTAAACCGATATATGGCGATGCTGTATCAAGCATATTTTTTATACCGGACAAGGAAGGCGCGTATCAGGTTATTTTGACCCTCAATTCTACATGGAATGGATCAAGAACAGGGATTGTGAAGACTACTGTGTGCAAATTAAATTTTCCGGCTTTTTACAATGCGCCATTCTGGATGTAATGCTTTCTGTGCCATATGCTTTTTATCGTGTTTAATGACGGTTTATTTCTGAAGGTAATGGGCAGTGTTAAAAGAAGTTAAAAGTGGACATGGTTTATGGTCTAAAAAGACGGGTGTAACATCTAAAGTATGACATGCTATAAATTAGCCTTGACAATTATTTTGGCTTATTTTAAGGTGATTTATTCTTTATAATTATAGTGGTTTGGAAGCGATTATGAATGATTGTCCGGATTGATCGTTTGTTTTGACAGTATCAACGGGGCGGGGTTTCTTTGGGGGATCGTAATATCTTATTGGAAAAGAAAAGGTTTTTTCTATGTACTCAAACGACTGCAGGGAGTGGACCTGTCCCCTGCCAATGGCTTTATCTCTCGCAGAGTCCGCAGGGTACGCAGAGAAAGACAGGTATATTTGTGAGCAGTATCGTGAGACTGACTGACCCTGCTCACATAAGTTTTAACTCTGCGATCTCCGCGTACTCGAACGACCGTAAGGGAGAGGGCGAGATGATAAAAGAATCTAAGGCATTGTATCTCGCAGAGTACACAGAGAAAGAGAAGGATATACGGCTTTAACAAAACCAACAAATAAAGGGGGATTAATATGGCAACAAAGAAAACAGTAGAAAGTCAGGAGTTTTTATACCTGCCGCTGGAAGGCATTATTGTGGAAGAACAGATTAGGTCAGGTATTGATACAGAGGGTGAGTCCTTCAAAGCCCTTATGGAATCAATTAAAGACCGGGGTATCCTTGAGCCTGTCCTTGTAACGCCAAAAGACGGCAAATATCTCCTGCTTTGCGGAGAACGCCGTTATCTGGCAGCACAGAAGCTTGAACTCCCATCTGTCCTGGCACGAGTTGTGGATGCAATAAATCAAAAAGACGAGATACTTGCATTACAATTAACGGAAAATATGCAGCGGGAAGACTTAAATCCCATCGATCAGGCCAAAGGAATATTGGCATTTATTCAGGCGAAACATCCGGATAAAGGATATGATGTGGACGGGGCGATGAGTGAACTGGTTAGATACACCCGTAAGCCCGAAACCCTTTCAGAGGAAATCGTTCTCACTGTGAGAACGATTTCTGATATCTCTGCAAAATAAATACAGACGCTGCATCGCACGATATCACTTTTAAAACTTTCTTCAGAAATTCAGGCTGAAATCCGGTCAGGAAACCTCTCTGTTTCACAGGGATATTTCTTCGCAGCCAACCTCGAATGCCCCGATCGTATGAAAATATTCGATGCTGTTATAAAGATGCCCGTAACCAATGCTACATTGGAAAGATTGCTCACAGCATACAAAAAAGACAAACCGGATCCCGGTAAAACAAAGCCCGTACCTGTGAAAAAGTATGTTGCCGGTCTTTTATCTATGAGAACAGGTTTTGAGAAAGGGCTTGGAGCATATGTACGGGAAGATGTTGAAAAATTTCTCTATGAATTGCAGGTTTTCTGTGATTATGTCCAGCAACAGGTGCCTGTAATCCCATACGGCAAAAAAAGACCTCCTCAAGTGTGAGAAAAGACAAGTATAATACCATTTCTCATGTTTGTTGCAGTTATTGTGATTTGCTTCAATAGGTGCTATCAATAGACCTGTTGATAGACTAATTAAAAGGAGCTGTCCATGGTGACAAAATTTTTTCAAGACGTGATTCCGCTCAGTGATGTCAAGGTGAATCCAGGAAAGATCGTCAAACAGGTAACCAATGAACATCGTCCCGTGCTTCTCAAGAGTCGGGGCCGTGGCGTGGCGGTAATTCAGTCGTTAACAGACTATGAGTCTGATTAAGAAGAGCGTCAGTTTATGAGGGCCGTAGTCGAGGGACTGCTGGACTTGGAGGAGGGCCGCGAACTGAGTATTTCTGAGGTAAAGAAACGCCTCAATCCGGGGCTGTAATATGTCAGAACGGCCGATGGTCACTTTCGCCGAATCTGCCGTCGAAGATATTGAACAGATATTTGAATGGTACAAGGAGCAGCAGGTACCTGATGTCGGCAAACGACTGGTCAGTGAGATAGTGGGGAAAGTTGAGGCATTACAAGACTATCCTGACATGGGCCGTGTAGTACCGGGGTTTGGCCGGGAAAATCTCCGGGAGTTAATACATCCCCCCTTTCGTATTGTTTACCGGTGAGATACCAATAATGTCAGGATTGTTCGCGTCTGGCGCAGTGAGTGCCTTTTTAAACCGGCTGAATGAAATCTTCAAGAGAATCAAATGTGTGACTTTCATGTACGACGCCAATAGTGAGGTGTTATGAAAAGCAGTGTTCCTGCCTTATGCTTTTTTTGAAATCTTTGAAAATTTATTTTTAAGGATAATCATAAGGATAATGGGAAGTTGAAATGAAAAACGAAATATGATATGAAAACATTCTCAACAAATTGGTGTTATACCCGGAAGCGATAAATGCCCGGATGGAATTCAGGATTTTGCAAGTCTCTTTGGCTATTCAGGAAGTTTCGATATTGTTGGCATTATAGTGGGCATTATAGTGTATGAATGAACGATTGTAATAAAGAACGAGGAGTGAAAGGAACGAAGATGATGGAACAACAGGGAAATGGATTGGCAACAGTTGAGAAATATTACAGTCAGTATGGATCAAGGGCAAAGGCGCTGAAAGCTGAAGGCAGGAAGATTATAGGCTATCTGTCTGCGTTGGCTCCGGTAGAGATCATGACTGCCGCAAGTGTAATACCGCTTCGGTTGAAAGGGAATGTCTCCGAGGCAATTACCAAAGCGGACGCCCATATGGAAACGATAGTCTGTCCTTTTGTGCGCAATGTCTTTGACGCGGCACTGAAAGGGAAATATGACTTTCTCGACGGCATGGTTCTACCGCATCAGTGTGACAGTATTGACAGGACAAACGATGTATGGAGCTATAACCTGAATCTGCCATACTGGCACTTCTTAAATTATCCGCATGTCACCGATGATCCGTCAATAGAGTTTACACAGTCAATTTTGCGTATATTTATCGACACTCTGGAGAAATTCACCGGCAACAGGATCACGGACGAAGCTCTGACACAGGCAGTTAAAGCTCACAATGAGAACAGGCGGCTCATGAGAGGGCTTTATTCTTTGAGAAAAGATACTCCTCTCATATCAGGCGTTGAGATGATGAAGGTCCTTGTAGCTGCTATGAGTCTGCCGGTAGAGGAATCAAGTGCCCTCATTGAGGACGTCATAAAAGAAGTAAAACATAGAGAAGCGCCCGCAGATGCAAAATTGTCGCGGATCATGCTTATAGGTGATCAGATAGATGATATAGCCATTGTTGAGGCTATTGAGAGTACCGGCGCACAGCTTGTTATGGATGATCTGTCAATCGGAA of the Pseudomonadota bacterium genome contains:
- a CDS encoding CHAT domain-containing protein yields the protein GEVRQIAKLFNAPPNPPDILLGINANETTFKQTPLADYRYLHFATHGDLPGKLQGINEPFLLLGQVENQGNDNGFLTLSKALGLKLDADMVVLSACMTGRGKVMEGEGVVNFARAFQHAGARSVVVSLWEVASQETVEYMTTFYRYLKDGKSRSEALSLTRNAMKKKYPNPFYWAPFVLYGEG
- a CDS encoding ParB/RepB/Spo0J family partition protein; its protein translation is MATKKTVESQEFLYLPLEGIIVEEQIRSGIDTEGESFKALMESIKDRGILEPVLVTPKDGKYLLLCGERRYLAAQKLELPSVLARVVDAINQKDEILALQLTENMQREDLNPIDQAKGILAFIQAKHPDKGYDVDGAMSELVRYTRKPETLSEEIVLTVRTISDISAK
- a CDS encoding 2-hydroxyacyl-CoA dehydratase family protein, whose product is MNDCNKERGVKGTKMMEQQGNGLATVEKYYSQYGSRAKALKAEGRKIIGYLSALAPVEIMTAASVIPLRLKGNVSEAITKADAHMETIVCPFVRNVFDAALKGKYDFLDGMVLPHQCDSIDRTNDVWSYNLNLPYWHFLNYPHVTDDPSIEFTQSILRIFIDTLEKFTGNRITDEALTQAVKAHNENRRLMRGLYSLRKDTPLISGVEMMKVLVAAMSLPVEESSALIEDVIKEVKHREAPADAKLSRIMLIGDQIDDIAIVEAIESTGAQLVMDDLSIGSKMYWADVDITPDPVQGIAERYLRKLKLPTTCVNSGDTYQENLEARFGHIKQNIMEFKVDGVVLFIYKYCDPYGFEVPAMKSFIESAGVPVLYLEDEYSTSTLPRMKTRIEAFLEMIA